Proteins encoded by one window of Sediminicoccus rosea:
- a CDS encoding autotransporter outer membrane beta-barrel domain-containing protein, translating to MQREDCRRKLLRGARGGAALALLAGAPATAQTVPAFQLSAGNIALVTSQAPDPANNCSARQTVYNSATQAAGFANGVVACVAGISSPGTVISGPTSDSAGTVTIANSANIVATTANAPGAAGIVGLSIGGTPDVATPSFVPGAGAGGAVIINNTGSISAVPGTATPPTTFVSGQNFGFFVLPFGGAVAGVSFGGQGTGGFASNSQSGAATTQVTGGAAGDVTIANGIDASGNQSFVNISTGASVTVPAAGSFQAQPSINAGLLAISLGGDAAYDWGIGIGQGGAGGTVSITTLGNITTIADNSPAVLAFSAGGGGSVAAGSQGGGSGGAVGVSFVAYLGNTGGSISTSGGAAPGILAISAGGNIIGSEEQGNGGPGGPVTVNVASPNQIVTSGAFSAGIIAGSLSGGATTGVTQTRPFFNAPGNGGAVTVTSNATIVTQGPGSDGIVAQSIGGAGGTQQASNVTSSFTLGFGTSNVSTASLVTVTHGGSITVGAAGMSTGTQADSQNPNLMANGIGILAQSIVGGGGIAYLVNTAEGATVNLGAPSGGGNASAAGGVTVTNTGAITTWQAGGVGILAQSIGGGGGNAKSVSGLFRVGGNGGEGGTGGVVTVVNSGSILANGWQAQAIVAQSLGGGGGSGSTVRSAFSAVGGSGGGGGAGNTVQVTAGAGGSIRTTGDDSAAIVAQSIGGGGGLGGKASAWGIIASVAVGGTGGEGGPGGAVTVTAAGTIATGTATTDGTNIFTTGAHAFGILAQSVGGGGGAAGAAFSTQAGSPFAMSVAVGGTGGTGGDGGTVSVAFGGSGPGQLSTIGPDGHAIVAQSIGGGGGAGGQSRARSWGLVSTTAMPSLQIATAVGGAGGVAGTAQGVTVTTAAPITTSGIGAMGILAQSIGGGGGAGGDSTALATTLFATGSAAISVPVSVGGRGGAGGDGGTVAVTLGGSLSTIGDGAHGIVAQSIGGGGGTGSIGNSAALPTLGTGTPATVAFAVGGDAAGAGAGNTVSVTTTAALQTQGLQAHGILAQSIGGGGGVANGGLVNGSTSTSAGSASYALTATIGAKGGAGGNGAAVTVNAGAGIATSGASSIGILAQSIGGGGGAGGTAAPPPPESWLAALANQANQIYGFGTVAQAALLQGKFPSIISLTSFTANLTIGGRGGASGDGGSVTINQTAGVISTSGLQAHGIVAQSIGGGGGIGGASSTTSSTSTLTAPLSASLDLALGGAGTSGGTGGQVTVNLGTAGQPGQTGVSTTGVSAHGLLAQSIGGGGGLAESGGVQSAGVMTLGFAQSGNGGGGGAGGTVNVTNYSAVQTAGDGALGMLVQSIGGGGGASSPPTLTAGAGPISFRLGATFSGSEGSGAMGGAVNIAHNAGLTTSGPRAIGILAQSIGGGGGYAPTLYGQTAPVSLVAAGSGAASGGAVSVNLGPGGFVATSGAGAHGVIAQSIGGGGGVAGNMDQPTVFGLASGTISSTANGNGGAVTVQVTGGRVSTTGANAHGIIAQSLGGGGGIFGGNMGASGVKGTAGTVTVNIVGGSVTSAQGYGILAQSIGSTAGGAAQLSITGGAQVSGGLAGVAIHTSGVGNPITRLTIGQASALCGISCSTNTGSPVTLVNPSSQVVVTTYGLIAGTFQSEGIQLVAESGSTLRLSGTNTLGALTMAPGSTLDLQTFSSFAGVTLQLPFGAVALDKATILMPVDFLNQQSNRLTVVGNYSVNGVNLSIFPTNLYPVSTPVEVIASQGLNVGTNTVANGVSVGNSDLVYSFSLVSQVLQQVNTLGVTVGANFTPANVALTGNQSQVAAAVQSSWNTDAAGQPNSYTPQQRAVVYSSLYGQSASSYGTALGNLQSQTPGAQVANSLSSGAALANTLQSCPDFAGPETLLRENTCLWARVIGRLSDTGRTQFGSTSSASAVAFQIGGQYEFAPNWFIGAVFSEEQAWLRASAGNERATLQGQSFGVTLKRQIGTWQVSASAIAGYASGDARRSLPAFGANATSSPGGDIQIGRLRVSREFVGEAVYAKPAVNLDVIRLGAWGYTEQGAGAFGLRVAGSSQVQFAVTPQVELGGRWNVSENTVLRPNVTLGATFQSESSYETRQYLLGQQMRIRSPLAGTIGSFALGVDLTHSRGFQMRAQYVLDASADMTAHTGTLRAGYRF from the coding sequence ATGCAGCGCGAAGACTGTCGGCGGAAACTGCTTCGGGGCGCGCGAGGCGGCGCGGCTCTGGCCCTGCTCGCCGGCGCGCCTGCCACGGCACAAACCGTCCCGGCTTTCCAGCTCTCCGCGGGGAACATCGCGCTGGTCACGTCGCAGGCGCCTGACCCCGCGAATAACTGCTCGGCACGGCAGACGGTCTATAATTCCGCGACACAGGCCGCAGGCTTCGCGAATGGCGTCGTGGCCTGTGTCGCCGGCATCTCGTCGCCCGGCACGGTCATCTCCGGCCCGACCAGTGACTCTGCCGGCACCGTCACGATTGCCAATTCGGCGAATATCGTGGCGACCACGGCCAATGCGCCAGGCGCGGCAGGGATTGTCGGCCTGTCCATCGGCGGCACGCCCGATGTGGCCACGCCCAGCTTCGTGCCGGGGGCCGGGGCGGGCGGGGCGGTGATCATCAACAATACGGGCAGCATCAGCGCCGTGCCGGGAACGGCCACCCCACCTACAACTTTCGTCAGTGGCCAGAATTTTGGCTTCTTCGTCCTGCCCTTCGGCGGGGCCGTGGCGGGCGTTTCCTTCGGCGGGCAAGGGACGGGCGGGTTCGCGTCGAACAGCCAGTCCGGTGCCGCCACGACGCAGGTCACCGGCGGGGCGGCGGGGGACGTGACCATCGCCAACGGCATTGATGCGTCCGGCAACCAGAGCTTCGTCAACATCTCCACCGGCGCCAGCGTGACGGTGCCGGCGGCCGGCTCATTCCAGGCACAGCCCAGCATCAATGCCGGGCTGCTCGCCATCAGCCTGGGTGGGGATGCGGCCTATGATTGGGGCATCGGCATCGGCCAGGGCGGTGCGGGTGGTACGGTCAGCATCACCACCTTGGGCAACATCACGACCATCGCCGACAACAGCCCGGCCGTGCTGGCCTTCAGCGCGGGCGGAGGCGGTTCGGTCGCCGCGGGCAGCCAGGGCGGCGGGAGTGGCGGGGCGGTCGGCGTCTCGTTCGTGGCCTATCTGGGCAATACCGGCGGCAGCATCTCGACCAGCGGCGGCGCCGCGCCGGGCATCCTCGCCATCAGCGCGGGCGGCAACATCATCGGCAGTGAGGAGCAGGGCAATGGCGGCCCGGGTGGGCCGGTCACGGTCAACGTCGCCAGCCCGAACCAGATCGTGACGTCGGGTGCCTTCTCGGCCGGCATCATCGCCGGCAGCCTCTCCGGCGGGGCCACGACCGGCGTCACGCAAACCCGCCCCTTCTTCAACGCGCCCGGCAATGGTGGCGCGGTCACGGTCACCAGCAACGCGACCATCGTGACGCAAGGGCCTGGCAGCGACGGCATCGTGGCGCAGAGCATCGGCGGCGCGGGCGGGACGCAGCAGGCCAGCAACGTGACCAGCAGCTTCACCCTTGGCTTCGGCACGAGCAATGTCAGCACCGCGAGCCTGGTCACGGTCACCCATGGCGGCAGCATCACGGTGGGCGCGGCCGGCATGTCGACCGGCACCCAGGCCGATTCGCAGAATCCCAATCTTATGGCCAATGGCATCGGCATCCTGGCCCAGAGCATCGTAGGCGGCGGCGGCATCGCCTATCTCGTCAACACCGCCGAGGGCGCTACGGTCAATCTCGGCGCGCCGAGCGGCGGGGGCAATGCGTCCGCCGCAGGCGGCGTCACAGTCACCAACACCGGCGCGATCACCACCTGGCAGGCGGGCGGCGTCGGTATCCTGGCGCAGTCCATCGGTGGCGGTGGCGGCAACGCCAAGAGCGTCTCTGGCCTGTTCCGCGTCGGCGGGAATGGCGGCGAGGGCGGCACGGGTGGCGTGGTCACGGTCGTCAATTCGGGCAGCATCCTGGCCAATGGCTGGCAGGCCCAGGCGATCGTGGCGCAAAGCCTGGGCGGCGGCGGCGGGAGCGGCTCCACCGTGCGCTCCGCCTTTTCGGCCGTCGGCGGCAGTGGCGGTGGTGGCGGCGCCGGCAATACCGTGCAGGTGACGGCGGGGGCCGGTGGCAGCATCCGCACCACGGGCGATGACAGCGCGGCCATCGTGGCGCAGAGCATCGGCGGGGGCGGCGGCCTGGGCGGCAAGGCCAGCGCCTGGGGGATCATCGCGAGTGTCGCGGTCGGCGGCACCGGCGGAGAGGGCGGCCCCGGCGGGGCGGTGACCGTGACCGCGGCCGGCACCATCGCCACCGGGACGGCCACCACCGACGGCACCAACATCTTCACCACGGGCGCCCACGCCTTCGGCATCCTGGCGCAGAGCGTCGGCGGCGGCGGCGGCGCGGCAGGTGCTGCCTTCTCGACCCAGGCGGGTTCTCCCTTCGCCATGAGCGTCGCGGTCGGTGGCACGGGCGGGACGGGCGGCGATGGCGGGACTGTCTCGGTCGCCTTCGGGGGAAGCGGGCCGGGCCAGCTTTCCACGATCGGCCCCGATGGACATGCCATCGTCGCGCAATCCATCGGCGGCGGCGGCGGGGCAGGGGGGCAGTCGCGCGCGCGCTCCTGGGGCCTGGTGTCCACCACGGCCATGCCGAGCCTGCAGATCGCGACCGCGGTCGGCGGGGCCGGGGGCGTGGCGGGCACGGCGCAGGGCGTGACCGTGACGACGGCGGCGCCGATCACCACCTCGGGGATTGGCGCCATGGGCATCCTGGCGCAGAGCATTGGCGGCGGCGGCGGCGCAGGCGGCGACAGCACCGCCCTGGCCACGACTCTTTTCGCGACCGGCAGCGCCGCCATCTCGGTGCCGGTCTCGGTGGGTGGCCGGGGCGGCGCGGGGGGCGATGGCGGCACCGTGGCGGTCACGCTCGGGGGCAGCCTCTCGACCATCGGCGATGGCGCGCATGGCATCGTCGCGCAGAGCATCGGCGGGGGCGGCGGGACCGGCAGTATCGGCAATTCGGCGGCGCTTCCGACGCTCGGCACTGGCACGCCGGCAACGGTCGCCTTTGCCGTTGGCGGCGATGCGGCGGGGGCCGGGGCCGGCAATACGGTCAGCGTCACCACCACGGCCGCCTTGCAGACGCAGGGGCTGCAGGCGCATGGCATCCTGGCGCAATCCATCGGCGGTGGCGGCGGCGTGGCCAATGGTGGCCTGGTCAATGGCTCCACCTCGACGAGCGCGGGCAGCGCGTCCTATGCGCTGACCGCCACCATCGGCGCCAAGGGTGGCGCGGGCGGCAATGGTGCAGCGGTGACGGTCAACGCCGGCGCGGGGATCGCCACGAGCGGCGCGTCCTCCATCGGCATCCTGGCGCAGAGCATCGGCGGCGGCGGCGGCGCGGGCGGTACGGCCGCCCCGCCACCGCCGGAGAGCTGGCTGGCCGCGCTCGCGAACCAGGCCAACCAGATCTACGGCTTTGGGACCGTGGCGCAGGCGGCACTGCTCCAGGGCAAGTTTCCGAGCATCATCAGCCTGACCTCCTTCACCGCCAACCTCACCATTGGCGGCCGCGGCGGCGCGAGCGGCGATGGCGGGAGTGTCACCATCAACCAGACGGCGGGGGTCATTTCCACCAGCGGCCTGCAGGCGCATGGCATCGTCGCGCAGAGTATCGGCGGCGGCGGCGGCATTGGCGGAGCCTCCTCCACGACCTCCAGCACCTCGACCCTGACGGCACCGCTCTCCGCCTCGCTCGATCTCGCGCTGGGCGGGGCGGGCACGTCTGGCGGCACGGGTGGGCAGGTGACGGTCAATCTCGGCACCGCCGGCCAGCCGGGGCAGACGGGCGTGTCCACCACCGGTGTCTCGGCCCATGGCTTGCTGGCGCAATCCATCGGCGGCGGCGGTGGCCTGGCTGAATCCGGCGGGGTGCAGAGCGCCGGCGTGATGACCCTGGGCTTCGCGCAATCCGGCAACGGGGGCGGCGGGGGCGCGGGCGGGACGGTCAACGTCACCAATTACAGCGCCGTGCAGACGGCGGGCGATGGCGCGCTCGGCATGCTGGTACAAAGCATCGGGGGTGGCGGCGGCGCCAGTTCCCCGCCGACCCTCACGGCCGGCGCGGGGCCGATCTCCTTCCGCCTGGGCGCGACCTTCTCCGGCAGCGAGGGCAGCGGCGCCATGGGTGGGGCCGTGAACATCGCGCATAACGCCGGGCTGACGACGAGCGGGCCGCGGGCGATCGGCATTCTCGCGCAGTCCATCGGCGGCGGCGGCGGCTACGCGCCCACGCTGTATGGGCAGACGGCTCCGGTCTCCCTCGTGGCGGCCGGTTCCGGTGCCGCGAGTGGCGGCGCTGTCAGCGTCAACCTGGGGCCGGGCGGCTTCGTCGCCACCAGCGGGGCCGGGGCGCATGGCGTCATCGCGCAGAGCATCGGCGGCGGTGGCGGTGTGGCTGGCAATATGGACCAGCCGACCGTCTTTGGCTTGGCATCCGGGACCATCTCGAGCACCGCGAACGGCAATGGCGGTGCGGTGACGGTGCAGGTGACCGGTGGCAGGGTCTCGACCACCGGAGCCAATGCACATGGCATCATCGCACAATCGCTGGGCGGCGGCGGTGGCATCTTCGGCGGCAACATGGGTGCCAGCGGCGTCAAGGGTACGGCGGGGACTGTCACCGTGAACATCGTGGGCGGCAGCGTCACCTCCGCCCAGGGCTATGGCATCCTGGCCCAGAGCATCGGCTCGACCGCCGGCGGCGCGGCCCAGCTTTCCATCACGGGCGGCGCCCAGGTGTCGGGCGGGTTGGCGGGGGTGGCCATCCATACTTCAGGTGTCGGGAACCCTATCACGAGGCTGACCATCGGTCAGGCATCGGCGCTCTGCGGCATAAGCTGTTCCACCAACACCGGCAGCCCGGTCACTCTGGTCAATCCGTCGAGCCAGGTGGTCGTCACCACCTACGGGCTGATTGCCGGCACGTTTCAGTCAGAAGGGATTCAGCTGGTAGCCGAATCGGGAAGCACATTGCGCCTGAGCGGGACGAACACCTTGGGCGCGCTGACGATGGCCCCCGGCAGCACCCTCGATCTCCAGACTTTCAGCAGCTTTGCCGGCGTGACACTCCAGCTGCCGTTCGGGGCTGTTGCCCTGGACAAGGCGACCATCCTGATGCCGGTGGATTTCCTGAACCAGCAGTCCAACCGCCTGACGGTTGTTGGGAACTATAGCGTCAACGGGGTGAACCTCAGTATCTTCCCAACCAACCTCTACCCGGTCTCCACCCCGGTCGAGGTCATCGCCAGCCAGGGGCTCAACGTCGGAACCAACACCGTCGCGAACGGCGTGTCCGTCGGGAACAGCGACCTCGTCTACAGCTTCTCGCTGGTGAGCCAGGTCCTCCAGCAGGTCAACACCCTGGGTGTGACGGTTGGCGCCAATTTCACGCCGGCCAATGTCGCGCTGACCGGCAATCAGTCCCAGGTGGCGGCGGCGGTGCAGTCCAGCTGGAATACGGATGCGGCAGGGCAGCCCAACTCCTACACGCCGCAGCAGCGCGCCGTGGTCTATTCCAGCCTCTATGGCCAGAGCGCCAGCAGCTATGGCACCGCGCTTGGCAACCTCCAGAGCCAGACGCCGGGCGCCCAGGTTGCCAACAGCCTGAGCAGCGGGGCTGCGCTGGCCAATACCCTGCAATCCTGCCCGGATTTCGCGGGGCCGGAGACGCTGCTGCGTGAGAATACCTGCCTTTGGGCCAGGGTGATCGGCCGGCTCAGCGACACCGGTCGCACCCAATTCGGCTCCACCTCCAGCGCCTCCGCCGTGGCGTTCCAGATTGGCGGGCAATATGAGTTTGCGCCCAATTGGTTCATCGGCGCTGTGTTCAGCGAGGAGCAGGCCTGGCTTCGTGCCTCGGCCGGCAATGAGCGTGCGACGCTCCAGGGCCAATCCTTCGGCGTGACGCTGAAGCGCCAGATCGGCACCTGGCAGGTCTCGGCCTCGGCCATTGCCGGCTATGCTTCGGGGGATGCGCGTCGCAGCCTTCCCGCCTTCGGCGCGAACGCCACGAGCTCGCCCGGCGGCGACATTCAGATCGGGCGGTTGCGCGTGTCACGGGAATTCGTGGGCGAGGCCGTCTATGCGAAACCGGCCGTCAACCTCGACGTGATCCGGCTGGGCGCCTGGGGCTACACGGAGCAGGGTGCCGGCGCCTTCGGATTGCGTGTGGCTGGCAGCAGCCAGGTGCAATTCGCCGTCACGCCGCAGGTCGAACTGGGTGGCCGCTGGAATGTCTCCGAGAATACCGTGCTGCGTCCGAACGTGACCCTTGGCGCCACCTTCCAGTCGGAGAGCAGCTACGAGACGCGGCAATATCTGCTGGGCCAGCAGATGCGGATCCGAAGCCCGCTGGCGGGGACGATCGGAAGCTTCGCCCTCGGCGTGGACCTGACGCATAGTCGCGGCTTCCAGATGCGGGCGCAGTATGTGCTGGACGCATCCGCGGACATGACGGCCCATACGGGGACGCTCCGTGCGGGGTATCGGTTCTGA
- a CDS encoding SDR family NAD(P)-dependent oxidoreductase — MFKLTDKVVFLTGCGSVGPGWGNGKSIAVLFARQGARIFGVDINEAAARETQAIIQGEGGTCEIATGDVTDSAEVARLVDACMARFGRIDVLVNNVGKSEPAIPGEMDEALWDSQIAINLKSAFLCCHAVLPIMQKQGKGAVVSIASTAGIRYTGKPQAAYSAAKAALIHFSKTTAITYAPRGIRMNCVLPGLIYTPLVAKLAEQFAGGDLEGFVAKRNAAVPIGQMGEGWDVAHAALFLASDEAKYVTATELVVDGGLTASTR; from the coding sequence ATGTTCAAGCTGACGGACAAGGTGGTGTTCCTGACCGGCTGCGGCTCGGTCGGACCGGGCTGGGGCAACGGCAAGTCGATCGCGGTGCTGTTTGCCCGGCAGGGGGCGCGCATCTTCGGCGTGGACATCAACGAAGCCGCGGCACGCGAGACGCAGGCGATCATCCAGGGCGAGGGCGGCACCTGCGAGATCGCGACGGGCGACGTCACGGATTCCGCCGAGGTGGCGCGGCTGGTCGATGCCTGCATGGCGCGCTTCGGCCGTATCGACGTGCTGGTGAACAATGTCGGCAAGTCCGAACCCGCCATCCCCGGTGAGATGGACGAGGCGCTGTGGGACAGCCAGATCGCCATCAACCTCAAAAGCGCTTTCCTTTGCTGCCACGCGGTGCTGCCGATCATGCAGAAGCAGGGAAAGGGAGCCGTGGTCAGCATCGCCTCCACGGCGGGCATTCGCTACACGGGCAAGCCCCAGGCGGCCTATTCCGCGGCCAAGGCGGCGCTGATCCATTTCAGCAAGACCACCGCCATTACCTATGCTCCGCGCGGCATCCGCATGAACTGCGTGCTGCCAGGCCTCATTTACACGCCGCTGGTGGCCAAGCTCGCCGAACAATTTGCGGGCGGCGACCTGGAGGGATTCGTGGCGAAGCGCAACGCCGCCGTTCCCATCGGCCAGATGGGCGAGGGTTGGGACGTGGCCCATGCCGCGCTGTTCCTTGCCTCTGACGAGGCGAAGTACGTGACCGCGACGGAACTCGTCGTCGATGGTGGATTGACGGCTTCCACCCGTTGA
- a CDS encoding Bug family tripartite tricarboxylate transporter substrate binding protein, with protein MKKRQILRAAAGLGLLAAPAYAQAPFPSSSIRMVVAFPPGGNTDIFGRMFAEPFGRALGQSVVVDNRGGAGGLIGSAEVHRARPDGYTLIFQSPTAGITGPLTRRVPPFDPVTGFSHIAILGITPLALAVNPRLGVNSLAELIALIRAQPGRLSYGSSGIGGAPHLSTELLRIRVGNLDVVHVPYRGSGPLTQDLLSGTISFAVDAFTTLLPQHREGKLRIISVFGEQRAAVVPDVPTARESGFDVVTRIANYLAAPPGTPPDRLERLAAAARAAMSTPEIARALEAIAFVPVTDSTPESATRFIAEEAALWGPVIRAANIEIE; from the coding sequence ATGAAGAAGCGCCAGATCCTGCGCGCGGCAGCCGGCCTTGGACTGCTGGCCGCCCCCGCCTATGCGCAAGCGCCTTTCCCCAGTTCCAGCATCCGCATGGTGGTGGCTTTCCCGCCGGGTGGAAACACCGACATTTTTGGGCGCATGTTTGCCGAGCCCTTCGGGCGGGCGCTCGGCCAATCCGTTGTCGTCGACAATCGCGGCGGGGCGGGGGGTCTCATCGGCTCGGCCGAGGTGCATCGCGCCCGGCCGGATGGGTATACGTTGATCTTTCAAAGCCCGACGGCCGGGATCACCGGCCCACTCACACGTCGCGTGCCGCCCTTCGATCCCGTGACGGGGTTTTCGCATATCGCCATCCTCGGCATCACGCCGCTCGCCCTGGCGGTCAATCCACGGCTTGGCGTGAACAGCCTGGCCGAATTGATTGCGCTCATCCGCGCCCAGCCGGGCCGGCTCAGCTATGGCAGTTCGGGCATCGGGGGCGCCCCGCACCTCTCGACGGAGTTGCTGCGGATACGGGTCGGCAACCTTGATGTGGTGCACGTGCCCTACCGAGGCTCGGGGCCGCTGACCCAGGATCTTCTCTCCGGGACGATCTCCTTCGCCGTCGACGCCTTCACGACGCTGCTGCCGCAGCACCGCGAGGGGAAGCTCAGGATCATCTCCGTCTTCGGCGAGCAGCGCGCAGCGGTGGTGCCCGATGTGCCGACCGCGCGCGAGAGCGGCTTCGACGTCGTGACCCGCATCGCCAACTACCTGGCTGCACCCCCCGGCACGCCGCCGGACCGGCTGGAGCGCTTGGCCGCTGCCGCTCGCGCTGCGATGTCCACGCCCGAGATTGCCCGCGCGCTGGAGGCCATCGCCTTTGTGCCCGTGACGGATTCCACGCCCGAAAGCGCGACGCGCTTCATCGCGGAGGAGGCGGCGCTCTGGGGCCCCGTCATTCGCGCCGCCAATATCGAGATCGAGTAG
- a CDS encoding TetR/AcrR family transcriptional regulator, translated as MTPTRVITAQVSDTGLVNERRAHIAQAAARVFRRKGFHNATIRDIAVEAGLSQGSLYNYVRTKDDILYLVHQDMTAAYARDVERALEDVTEPRARLHAAIAAFIHSMRERRADIALIYQETHALGEESRRAVLAQTQAFIQRFAQLIEEARAAGMALPGAGPLAADIVTFLPVMLSLRAWRLRDIMPGDAAEAELVGFLMRGLGIQDGV; from the coding sequence ATGACGCCAACGCGCGTGATCACGGCACAAGTCAGTGACACCGGCCTCGTGAACGAGCGCCGCGCGCATATCGCGCAGGCCGCCGCGCGGGTGTTTCGCCGCAAGGGCTTCCACAACGCCACCATCCGCGACATTGCGGTCGAGGCCGGGCTTTCGCAGGGCAGCCTCTACAACTACGTCCGCACCAAGGACGATATCCTCTACCTCGTGCATCAGGACATGACGGCGGCCTATGCGCGCGATGTGGAGCGCGCGCTGGAAGACGTGACCGAGCCCCGCGCGCGGCTGCACGCCGCCATCGCCGCCTTCATCCATTCGATGCGGGAGCGTCGCGCGGACATCGCCCTGATCTACCAGGAGACGCATGCGCTGGGCGAGGAGTCGCGCCGCGCTGTGCTGGCGCAGACCCAGGCCTTCATCCAGCGTTTCGCCCAGTTGATCGAGGAGGCGCGCGCCGCCGGCATGGCGCTGCCGGGCGCCGGCCCGCTCGCCGCCGATATCGTGACCTTCCTGCCCGTCATGCTCTCGCTGCGTGCCTGGCGCCTCCGGGACATCATGCCGGGCGATGCCGCCGAGGCGGAGCTGGTCGGTTTCCTCATGCGTGGATTGGGCATTCAGGATGGAGTTTGA
- a CDS encoding SDR family NAD(P)-dependent oxidoreductase: MEFDRQRLLVVGGSRGVGRAIALAGAERGADVAILYRSRSEEAEAVLQAIRAKGRRAVAVQADLAAAEATSAAINAAAEALGGLSLMAHAAGAMGQWASVAEMSPLDWGRYIAVDLNGCFHALHAAIPHLRQAKGGAILAISSIAAQMCQARNAQGAAAKAGVEALIRVTAKEEARHGIRANALAIGLTQTDMAQTAFDAWGPETSARIIKGIPLQRIATAEEVAGVACFMMGPACSYLTGKVLQLDGGQIIAG, translated from the coding sequence ATGGAGTTTGACCGGCAGCGCCTGCTGGTGGTGGGCGGCAGCCGCGGCGTGGGCCGCGCCATCGCGCTGGCGGGTGCCGAGCGTGGCGCCGATGTCGCCATCCTCTATCGCAGCCGAAGCGAGGAAGCGGAGGCGGTGCTGCAGGCGATCCGCGCCAAGGGCCGGCGCGCCGTCGCGGTGCAGGCCGATCTGGCCGCCGCCGAAGCGACTTCCGCCGCGATCAATGCTGCCGCCGAGGCGCTCGGCGGGCTTTCGCTGATGGCGCATGCGGCGGGCGCCATGGGGCAATGGGCCAGCGTGGCCGAGATGTCGCCGTTGGATTGGGGGCGCTACATCGCGGTGGATCTGAATGGCTGCTTCCACGCGCTGCATGCGGCGATTCCGCATCTGCGCCAGGCCAAGGGGGGCGCCATCCTCGCCATCTCCTCCATCGCCGCGCAGATGTGCCAGGCGCGCAATGCGCAAGGGGCTGCCGCCAAGGCCGGCGTGGAGGCGCTGATCCGCGTCACCGCCAAGGAGGAGGCGCGCCATGGCATCCGCGCCAACGCGCTCGCCATCGGCCTGACGCAGACCGACATGGCGCAGACCGCCTTCGATGCCTGGGGGCCCGAGACCTCGGCGCGGATCATCAAGGGCATTCCGCTGCAGCGCATCGCGACGGCCGAGGAAGTGGCCGGCGTCGCCTGCTTCATGATGGGACCAGCCTGCAGCTATCTCACCGGCAAGGTGCTGCAGCTTGATGGAGGCCAGATCATCGCCGGTTGA
- a CDS encoding ABC transporter substrate-binding protein, which yields MTMNIARRPALAALLAAPAFINTGRAQGAPLKIGVPTAMTGTWAALGAQVVRSCRLWAKTTNAEGGLLGRPVEFLFEDTQGVPANCLRKAQEMVERDRVNILLGLMASSEALAVMPKLAEWNALFISSVNGAGSITAEAWVPNAFRSNTSGPMGARALALWLRNSPQTDFFSLSLDYAWGRSSVETFEGLLRGIGKRSIGSVFAPVGTRDYSSFITRVRQANPQALYIALTGDDGTAFLRQAAQFRLFERMPVVTETVDMLFTRPAGDAAIGLVGGSRYTFAYDHPANNAFVQRFRAEYNDLPDTYDGEQWQACEVLRAAVNKAGSTETPAVVAALRDLELNSIKGPLKIRGCDGQAEQQGFVVRVARREGFPVPAPEVIATFTASEVTPACRASNFT from the coding sequence ATGACCATGAACATCGCCCGCCGGCCTGCCTTGGCCGCACTTCTCGCCGCCCCCGCCTTCATCAACACCGGCCGCGCCCAGGGGGCGCCGCTCAAGATCGGCGTGCCGACAGCCATGACCGGCACCTGGGCTGCGCTGGGCGCGCAGGTCGTGCGCTCCTGCCGGCTCTGGGCCAAGACAACCAATGCCGAGGGCGGGCTGCTCGGCCGCCCCGTCGAATTTCTCTTCGAGGACACGCAGGGCGTGCCCGCCAACTGCCTGCGCAAGGCGCAGGAAATGGTGGAGCGGGACCGCGTGAACATCCTGCTCGGCCTGATGGCGAGCAGCGAGGCGCTGGCGGTGATGCCCAAGCTCGCCGAGTGGAACGCGCTCTTCATCTCGTCGGTGAACGGTGCCGGTTCCATCACGGCGGAAGCCTGGGTGCCGAACGCCTTCCGCTCCAACACCTCGGGCCCCATGGGCGCGCGCGCGCTGGCGCTCTGGCTGCGCAATTCGCCGCAGACGGATTTCTTCTCGCTTTCGCTCGACTATGCCTGGGGCCGTTCCTCGGTGGAGACCTTCGAGGGGCTTCTGCGCGGCATCGGCAAGCGCTCCATCGGCAGCGTCTTCGCCCCCGTCGGCACGCGCGACTATTCCAGCTTCATCACCCGCGTGCGCCAGGCCAATCCGCAGGCGCTCTACATCGCGCTCACCGGCGATGACGGCACGGCCTTCCTGCGCCAGGCCGCGCAGTTCCGGCTCTTCGAACGCATGCCGGTGGTGACCGAGACGGTGGACATGCTGTTCACGCGCCCCGCCGGCGATGCGGCGATCGGCCTCGTCGGCGGCAGCCGCTACACCTTTGCTTACGATCACCCGGCCAACAACGCCTTCGTCCAGCGCTTCCGCGCCGAATACAACGACCTGCCCGACACCTACGACGGCGAGCAGTGGCAGGCCTGCGAGGTGCTGCGCGCCGCGGTGAACAAGGCGGGTTCGACGGAGACGCCGGCCGTGGTGGCCGCGCTGCGTGACCTGGAGCTGAACTCCATCAAGGGCCCGCTGAAGATCCGCGGCTGCGATGGCCAGGCCGAGCAGCAGGGCTTCGTGGTGCGCGTGGCGCGTCGCGAGGGCTTCCCCGTTCCGGCGCCGGAGGTGATCGCGACCTTCACGGCCTCCGAAGTGACGCCGGCCTGCCGCGCCTCCAACTTCACCTGA